One Setaria viridis chromosome 5, Setaria_viridis_v4.0, whole genome shotgun sequence genomic region harbors:
- the LOC117858228 gene encoding uncharacterized protein isoform X1 produces the protein MTDAEPPPTVGVEEALPTTPDIALDGDGEGYKFAEAIEGEKDGGAPYGEGGKVEEGSKSCGDDVVADELLRIKEDPNLTDVDETDEPEEDAGAEVQTSDVAAAVDVLAEVGAAVASSTLVDAPTEVGMQTNEVTAVDDLTEVGAALVSSTSMDDPTEVSTSLVNEDCNIVSTGGVHRLDDQTDKEVDGDSLDADEAAPLVSDVQDDSARMDKDIALSDDVVHTQDHMRPQMDVAAALLNEVETEIVKAGDPVAEAITNMDMQVQTGDDSEAEGVGTIADAATTDEESKHMGAVTTTTDDSKKHNGTVGDDASNEGIQMDRDGLTGDDSELKEIATADEDHVEEEGMQMGAINITGDMDKEGRIVVENIADEAVDGVAVPEEKAVQTDEAGDDIPEEEDAQMGGVGLTGNDNEQEEAVTADHGVEEDAMLMDAVANDDDEDNEIVGEDVAEEAVTGTVGDDAPEEEAVHMDDDDDDDEPPPLIAKKGGGRRKRGRPSSKAQAVVKPSVKRKDEEEVCFICFDGGDLVICDRRGCPKAYHPSCVNRDDDFFKSKGRWNCGWHICSNCQKPARHMCYTCTYSLCKACMKDAKFSCVRGNKGFCETCMNTVMLIENREEATDQMDVDFDDKSSWWYLFKDYWLNLKTNLSLTVEEISAAKYQKSGELPDTNDEEANSESSLGRHLENNTPKKRGRKRSKEAAIEDGSERKESTGKSTKQGLSSIPDAQTSSGKKVRKLSKRSLSRQHSSKESESVGTSTSSAEEASWASEELLNFVAHMRNGDKSVISQFDVQPLLLDYIKRNNLRDPRRKSQIICDSLLQSLFGKKRVGHFEMLKLLESHFPMSEVSPSADENHGGVVDPDPSQDADGNSEASVVMSSEKRRKSRKYDQRRQPNLDDYAAIDNHNIGLMYLRRNLMEELIGDVDTFDEKVVGSFVRIRIPGTGQRQDIYRLVQIVGTGRAAEKYKSGKKTTDITLEILNLDKREAVTIDIISNQEFTEEECKRLRQSIKYGFIPRLTVGEVQEKARVLQTLKVNDWIESEKMRLGHLRDRASDMGHRKELRECVEKLKLLSTPEERARRLNEEPEIHADPAMDPDYESPEEQEQETERSSFNKSRGSFLRKDGNLVSPVKGDGRNPLQRDSKTNWESNRNTWAESSPHMQSPLSRRSTFSSPGDSAGYTSKSESPNIGAQTVKLEGTTRSASQGPSGVSSGILAANVGSGAKAASQSAINESEKIWQYMDPSNKIQGPFSIVQLRKWNSNGYFPPSLKIWKASEKQDDSILLTDALAGKFEKDLPPWEPPHVSASQIDKTPLLEESTIAGEQTPKSVVPKSFSSSDQRPDYSSTNLGASMMHSGAQGYYGVQNSHAGYTNQQSLTGSWNAASNQFGVAVNPMTPTQPAMGSFSGQNIVAAGNMVHLTPGMTPATANAELTSDLPSQNQVPSALPQMDDRLADGENSSHGRVCSSAEGTRNQMSTPSAASVQPSVTAIAGSDTQSGGWTVPAQAANTSGQSQVAGNMTWGPAPQGDGSMGWGMMGQSNMNMPWVASAQGASGYNMGVTMPTQPNAVPNMGWLPNPGNASMNMIWAATQGQGTTNAAAMMGGQMQGVAMAQWGGVAAGNANPYPGWGTQQVGNMNQNVNWSAPVQGNPGQANNSMNWNAPNGNPDWNNQQRDSGGRQSGNRDSGGRPWKRAGGDGGSWGNKAPGVCWSFVDRGKCWKGDCRFVHPTNTDGYSSRNDRHFDRQHSGNERRHDNHNEGNDRQFDRQPSDNERHHDRPDGRHDGRDDDRHDDRQADRSQSREPH, from the exons ATGACCGACGCTGAGCCACCTCCTACAgtgggggtggaggaggccTTGCCGACCACCCCGGATATTGCGCTAGACGGTGACGGTGAGGGCTACAAATTTGCTGAGGCTATTGAGGGTGAGAAGGATGGCGGAGCTCCTTATGGGGAAGGTGGCAAGGTGGAGGAGGGTTCAAAGTCCTGTGGTGATGATGTCGTGGCAGATGAACTCTTGCGGATTAAGGAAGACCCCAATCTGACCGATGTTGATGAGACTGACGAACCAGAGGAGGATGCTGGTGCAGAGGTGCAAACGAGTgacgttgctgctgctgtggatGTTCTTGCAGAGGTGGGTGCTGCTGTGGCATCCTCAACATTGGTGGATGCTCCCACAGAGGTTGGTATGCAAACCAACGAGGTTACTGCTGTGGATGATCTCACAGAGGTGGGTGCTGCCCTGGTATCATCTACATCGATGGATGATCCCACAGAGGTGAGTACTTCCCTGGTCAATGAAGACTGCAATATAGTTTCCACCGGAGGTGTGCATAGGTTGGATGACCAGACTGATAAGGAGGTTGATGGTGACTCCCTTGATGCTGATGAGGCTGCTCCCTTGGTAAGTGATGTACAAGATGACAGTGCAAGGATGGATAAGGATATTGCACTTAGTGATGATGTTGTGCATACTCAGGATCATATGAGGCCGCAGATGGATGTGGCTGCAGCTCTGTTAAATGAGGTGGAAACAGAGATTGTGAAAGCTGGAGACCCTGTTGCAGAGGCGATCACAAATATGGATATGCAGGTCCAAACTGGAGATGACAGTGAGGCGGAAGGTGTTGGCACTATTGCTGACGCTGCTACAACAGATGAGGAGAGCAAGCATATGGGTGCAGTTACCACGACCACAGATGACAGCAAGAAACATAATGGGACAGTGGGTGATGATGCATCCAATGAGGGGATACAGATGGATAGAGATGGACTAACTGGAGATGATAGTGAGCTAAAGGAGATTGCAACAGCTGATGAAGATCACGTGGAAGAGGAAGGCATGCAGATGGGTGCAATAAACATTACTGGAGACATGGACAAGGAAGGCAGAATTGTTGTTGAAAACATTGCAGATGAAGCTGTAGATGGTGTGGCTGTCCCTGAAGAAAAGGCTGTGCAGACGGATGAGGCTGGTGATGATATCCCTGAAGAAGAGGATGCGCAAATGGGGGGAGTTGGCTTGACAGGCAATGATAATGAACAGGAAGAGGCTGTGACAGCTGATCATGGAGTGGAAGAAGATGCTATGCTGATGGATGCAGTTGccaacgatgatgatgaagataacGAAATTGTTGGTGAAGATGTTGCAGAAGAAGCTGTCACTGGCACAGTTGGTGACGATGCCCCTGAAGAAGAGGCTGTGCATatggacgatgacgacgacgatgacgagcCTCCTCCTTTAATTGCAAAGAAAGGTGGAGGGCGTCGAAAGAGAGGTCGTCCATCTTCCAAGGCCCAGGCTGTGGTGAAGCCATCTGTAAAGAggaaggatgaggaggaggtttGCTTCATTTGCTTTgatggtggtgatcttgtgatctGTGATCGTAG GGGCTGCCCTAAAGCTTATCATCCTTCGTGTGTTAATCGGGATGATGATTTCTTCAAGTCAAAGGGTCGGTGGAATTGTG GGTGGCACATCTGTAGCAACTGTCAGAAACCTGCACGCCATATGTGTTACACATGCACCTATTCATTATGCAAGGCTTGCATGAAAGATGCAAAGTTCAGCTGTGTCAGAGGAAACAAGGGCTTTTGTGAGACATGCATGAACACTGTGATGTTGATCGAAAATAGAGAGGAGGCAACTGACCAAATG GATGTGGATTTTGATGACAAAAGCAGCTGGTGGTATTTGTTCAAGGATTATTGGTTAAATTTGAAGACAAACTTGTCATTGACAGTTGAGGAAATATCAGCAGCCAAATATCAAAAGAGTGGTGAACTACCTGATACTAATGATGAAGAGGCTAATTCTGAAAGTTCATTGGGGCGACATCTagagaacaatacaccaaaaaaGAGGGGaaggaaacgatcgaaggaagCTGCCATTGAGGATGGTTCTGAAAGAAAAGAGAGCACTGGAAAGTCTACCAAACAAGGCCTGTCAAGCATCCCTGATGCTCAGACTTCTTCAGGGAAAAAGGTTAGAAAATTATCCAAGCGTTCTTTGAGCAGGCAGCATTCATCAAAAGAATCTGAAAGTGTTGGGACGTCTACATCCTCAGCTGAAGAGGCCAGCTGGGCTTCTGAGGAGCTCTTAAACTTTGTAGCTCATATGAGAAATGGTGACAAATCTGTGATCAGCCAGTTTGACGTTCAACCCCTTTTACTTGACTATATCAAGCGCAACAATTTGCGTGATCCTCGTCGAAAAAGCCAGATAATTTGTGATTCTTTGCTCCAAAGCCTCTTTGGCAAAAAACGAGTTGGGCATTTTGAGATGCTTAAGCTTCTTGAATCACATTTTCCCATGAGTGAGGTTTCACCATCAGCCGATGAAAATCATGGTGGTGTAGTAGACCCTGATCCTAGTCAGGATGCTGATGGTAACAGTGAAGCTTCAGTTGTTATGAgttcagaaaaaagaagaaaatcacgCAAGTATGACCAGAGACGTCAGCCTAATCTTGATGACTATGCAGCAATAGATAACCATAACATTGGATTGATGTACCTGCGTCGCAACCTAATGGAAGAGTTGATTGGTGAtgttgatacatttgatgagaAAGTTGTTGGATCATTTGTGAGAATAAGAATACCTGGTACTGGGCAAAGGCAGGACATTTATCGACTTGTACAAATTGTTG GCACTGGAAGAGCTGCGGAAAAATATAAATCTGGGAAAAAGACTACTGATATAACGCTGGAGATTCTGAACTTAGACAAGCGGGAGGCAGTAACTATTGACATAATCTCGAACCAGGAGTTCACTGAG gaGGAGTGCAAACGTTTGCGTCAAAGCATAAAGTATGGATTCATCCCAAGGCTGACAGTG GGAGAGGTTCAGGAGAAGGCAAGGGTTCTTCAGACCCTAAAAGTCAATGAT TGGATTGAAAGTGAAAAGATGCGACTTGGGCACCTTCGTGACCGCGCGAGTGATATGGGCCATAGAAAAGA GCTTAGGGAATGTGTAGAGAAGCTGAAGCTGCTAAGCACTCCAGAGGAGCGTGCTCGTAGGCTAAATGAAGAACCTGAAATACATGCTGACCCTGCGATGGATCCAGATTATGAATCTCCAGAGGAACAGGAGCAGGAAACTGAAAGAA GTAGCTTCAATAAGTCAAGAGGTTCTTTCTTGAGGAAAGACGGTAATCTTGTGTCTCCGGTTAAAGGAGATGGTAGAAACCCTTTACAGCGAGATTCAAAAACTAACTGGGAATCTAACCGAAACACATGGGCTGAATCAAGTCCGCATATGCAATCACCCCTTTCACGGAGATCCACCTTTTCTTCTCCAGGTGATAGTGCTGGTTATACAAGTAAATCAGAAAGTCCAAACATTGGTGCGCAAACAGTTAAACTGGAAGGTACCACACGCAGTGCTTCACAAGGGCCATCTGGTGTCTCATCTGGAATTTTGGCTGCTAACGTAGGTTCAGGGGCAAAAGCTGCATCACAATCAGCCATTAATGAGTCTGAGAAGATCTGGCAGTACATGGATCCTTCTAACAAAATCCAAGGCCCTTTCTCAATCGTACAGTTGCGGAAATGGAACAGCAATGGGTACTTCCCTCCTAGTTTGAAAATATGGAAAGCTAGTGAGAAGCAGGACGATTCAATACTATTGACTGATGCTTTGGCGGGGAAGTTTGAGAAAGACCTTCCTCCATGGGAACCACCACATGTTAGTGCATCTCAAATTGACAAAACCCCTCTTCTTGAGGAAAGCACAATAGCTGGTGAACAAACTCCAAAATCAGTAGTTCCAAAGTCTTTCTCAAGTAGTGATCAAAGGCCTGATTATAGTTCAACGAACCTTGGAGCATCCATGATGCACTCTGGCGCTCAAGGTTATTATGGAGTGCAAAATTCCCATGCAGGATACACAAACCAACAATCTCTTACTGGAAGTTGGAATGCCGCCTCTAACCAGTTTGGGGTTGCAGTAAATCCGATGACACCTACCCAGCCTGCCATGGGAAGCTTTTCGGGTCAAAATATTGTGGCTGCAGGAAATATGGTTCATTTAACTCCTGGAATGACTCCTGCAACTGCAAATGCAGAATTAACCTCAGATTTACCCTCCCAGAACCAAGTACCATCTGCTTTGCCACAGATGGATGACAGATTAGCAGATGGAGAAAATTCTTCACATGGACGAGTGTGCTCTTCGGCTGAAG GCACAAGGAACCAGATGTCAACACCATCTGCTGCATCAGTACAGCCTTCGGTGACAGCCATCGCCGGCAGTGATACTCAAAGCGGTGGGTGGACTGTACCTGCACAAGCGGCCAACACATCTGGCCAATCTCAGGTAGCTGGAAATATGACCTGGGGACCTGCACCTCAGGGTGATGGAAGTATGGGCTGGGGAATGATGGGACAGAGCAATATGAATATGCCCTGGGTAGCATCAGCCCAAGGTGCTTCAGGCTACAACATGGGGGTAACTATGCCAACACAGCCAAATGCAGTCCCGAACATGGGTTGGTTACCAAATCCCGGAAACGCCAGCATGAACATGATCTGGGCGGCAACTCAAGGTCAGGGGACTACAAATGCAGCTGCCATGATGGGAGGTCAGATGCAAGGAGTTGCCATGGCTCAATGGGGTGGTGTTGCAGCAGGAAATGCAAATCCTTATCCTGGCTGGGGAACCCAACAAGTTGGAAACATGAACCAAAACGTCAATTGGAGTGCTCCTGTGCAGGGAAATCCGGGTCAGGCAAACAATAGCATGAATTGGAATGCGCCAAATGGTAACCCTGATTGGAATAATCAGCAGAGAGACAGTGGGGGCAGGCAGTCTGGAAACCGTGACTCAGGTGGAAGGCCATGGAAGCGTGCTGGTGGCGATGGAGGGTCATGGGGAAATAAAGCACCGGGAGTTTGCTGGTCTTTTGTTGACCGTGGCAAGTGCTGGAAAGGTGACTGCAGATTCGTCCATCCAACAAACACGGACGGATATTCGTCCAGGAATGATCGGCACTTTGATAGGCAGCATTCGGGCAATGAGAGGCGACATGACAATCACAATGAAGGAAATGATCGACAGTTTGACAGGCAGCCTTCGGACAACGAGAGGCACCATGATAGGCCTGATGGCAGGCACGATGGCAGGGATGACGATAGGCATGATGACCGGCAGGCTGATAGGTCTCAGTCAAGAGAGCCGCACTAG
- the LOC117858228 gene encoding uncharacterized protein isoform X2, producing the protein MTDAEPPPTVGVEEALPTTPDIALDGDGEGYKFAEAIEGEKDGGAPYGEGGKVEEGSKSCGDDVVADELLRIKEDPNLTDVDETDEPEEDAGAEVQTSDVAAAVDVLAEVGAAVASSTLVDAPTEVGMQTNEVTAVDDLTEVGAALVSSTSMDDPTEVSTSLVNEDCNIVSTGGVHRLDDQTDKEVDGDSLDADEAAPLDHMRPQMDVAAALLNEVETEIVKAGDPVAEAITNMDMQVQTGDDSEAEGVGTIADAATTDEESKHMGAVTTTTDDSKKHNGTVGDDASNEGIQMDRDGLTGDDSELKEIATADEDHVEEEGMQMGAINITGDMDKEGRIVVENIADEAVDGVAVPEEKAVQTDEAGDDIPEEEDAQMGGVGLTGNDNEQEEAVTADHGVEEDAMLMDAVANDDDEDNEIVGEDVAEEAVTGTVGDDAPEEEAVHMDDDDDDDEPPPLIAKKGGGRRKRGRPSSKAQAVVKPSVKRKDEEEVCFICFDGGDLVICDRRGCPKAYHPSCVNRDDDFFKSKGRWNCGWHICSNCQKPARHMCYTCTYSLCKACMKDAKFSCVRGNKGFCETCMNTVMLIENREEATDQMDVDFDDKSSWWYLFKDYWLNLKTNLSLTVEEISAAKYQKSGELPDTNDEEANSESSLGRHLENNTPKKRGRKRSKEAAIEDGSERKESTGKSTKQGLSSIPDAQTSSGKKVRKLSKRSLSRQHSSKESESVGTSTSSAEEASWASEELLNFVAHMRNGDKSVISQFDVQPLLLDYIKRNNLRDPRRKSQIICDSLLQSLFGKKRVGHFEMLKLLESHFPMSEVSPSADENHGGVVDPDPSQDADGNSEASVVMSSEKRRKSRKYDQRRQPNLDDYAAIDNHNIGLMYLRRNLMEELIGDVDTFDEKVVGSFVRIRIPGTGQRQDIYRLVQIVGTGRAAEKYKSGKKTTDITLEILNLDKREAVTIDIISNQEFTEEECKRLRQSIKYGFIPRLTVGEVQEKARVLQTLKVNDWIESEKMRLGHLRDRASDMGHRKELRECVEKLKLLSTPEERARRLNEEPEIHADPAMDPDYESPEEQEQETERSSFNKSRGSFLRKDGNLVSPVKGDGRNPLQRDSKTNWESNRNTWAESSPHMQSPLSRRSTFSSPGDSAGYTSKSESPNIGAQTVKLEGTTRSASQGPSGVSSGILAANVGSGAKAASQSAINESEKIWQYMDPSNKIQGPFSIVQLRKWNSNGYFPPSLKIWKASEKQDDSILLTDALAGKFEKDLPPWEPPHVSASQIDKTPLLEESTIAGEQTPKSVVPKSFSSSDQRPDYSSTNLGASMMHSGAQGYYGVQNSHAGYTNQQSLTGSWNAASNQFGVAVNPMTPTQPAMGSFSGQNIVAAGNMVHLTPGMTPATANAELTSDLPSQNQVPSALPQMDDRLADGENSSHGRVCSSAEGTRNQMSTPSAASVQPSVTAIAGSDTQSGGWTVPAQAANTSGQSQVAGNMTWGPAPQGDGSMGWGMMGQSNMNMPWVASAQGASGYNMGVTMPTQPNAVPNMGWLPNPGNASMNMIWAATQGQGTTNAAAMMGGQMQGVAMAQWGGVAAGNANPYPGWGTQQVGNMNQNVNWSAPVQGNPGQANNSMNWNAPNGNPDWNNQQRDSGGRQSGNRDSGGRPWKRAGGDGGSWGNKAPGVCWSFVDRGKCWKGDCRFVHPTNTDGYSSRNDRHFDRQHSGNERRHDNHNEGNDRQFDRQPSDNERHHDRPDGRHDGRDDDRHDDRQADRSQSREPH; encoded by the exons ATGACCGACGCTGAGCCACCTCCTACAgtgggggtggaggaggccTTGCCGACCACCCCGGATATTGCGCTAGACGGTGACGGTGAGGGCTACAAATTTGCTGAGGCTATTGAGGGTGAGAAGGATGGCGGAGCTCCTTATGGGGAAGGTGGCAAGGTGGAGGAGGGTTCAAAGTCCTGTGGTGATGATGTCGTGGCAGATGAACTCTTGCGGATTAAGGAAGACCCCAATCTGACCGATGTTGATGAGACTGACGAACCAGAGGAGGATGCTGGTGCAGAGGTGCAAACGAGTgacgttgctgctgctgtggatGTTCTTGCAGAGGTGGGTGCTGCTGTGGCATCCTCAACATTGGTGGATGCTCCCACAGAGGTTGGTATGCAAACCAACGAGGTTACTGCTGTGGATGATCTCACAGAGGTGGGTGCTGCCCTGGTATCATCTACATCGATGGATGATCCCACAGAGGTGAGTACTTCCCTGGTCAATGAAGACTGCAATATAGTTTCCACCGGAGGTGTGCATAGGTTGGATGACCAGACTGATAAGGAGGTTGATGGTGACTCCCTTGATGCTGATGAGGCTGCTCCCTTG GATCATATGAGGCCGCAGATGGATGTGGCTGCAGCTCTGTTAAATGAGGTGGAAACAGAGATTGTGAAAGCTGGAGACCCTGTTGCAGAGGCGATCACAAATATGGATATGCAGGTCCAAACTGGAGATGACAGTGAGGCGGAAGGTGTTGGCACTATTGCTGACGCTGCTACAACAGATGAGGAGAGCAAGCATATGGGTGCAGTTACCACGACCACAGATGACAGCAAGAAACATAATGGGACAGTGGGTGATGATGCATCCAATGAGGGGATACAGATGGATAGAGATGGACTAACTGGAGATGATAGTGAGCTAAAGGAGATTGCAACAGCTGATGAAGATCACGTGGAAGAGGAAGGCATGCAGATGGGTGCAATAAACATTACTGGAGACATGGACAAGGAAGGCAGAATTGTTGTTGAAAACATTGCAGATGAAGCTGTAGATGGTGTGGCTGTCCCTGAAGAAAAGGCTGTGCAGACGGATGAGGCTGGTGATGATATCCCTGAAGAAGAGGATGCGCAAATGGGGGGAGTTGGCTTGACAGGCAATGATAATGAACAGGAAGAGGCTGTGACAGCTGATCATGGAGTGGAAGAAGATGCTATGCTGATGGATGCAGTTGccaacgatgatgatgaagataacGAAATTGTTGGTGAAGATGTTGCAGAAGAAGCTGTCACTGGCACAGTTGGTGACGATGCCCCTGAAGAAGAGGCTGTGCATatggacgatgacgacgacgatgacgagcCTCCTCCTTTAATTGCAAAGAAAGGTGGAGGGCGTCGAAAGAGAGGTCGTCCATCTTCCAAGGCCCAGGCTGTGGTGAAGCCATCTGTAAAGAggaaggatgaggaggaggtttGCTTCATTTGCTTTgatggtggtgatcttgtgatctGTGATCGTAG GGGCTGCCCTAAAGCTTATCATCCTTCGTGTGTTAATCGGGATGATGATTTCTTCAAGTCAAAGGGTCGGTGGAATTGTG GGTGGCACATCTGTAGCAACTGTCAGAAACCTGCACGCCATATGTGTTACACATGCACCTATTCATTATGCAAGGCTTGCATGAAAGATGCAAAGTTCAGCTGTGTCAGAGGAAACAAGGGCTTTTGTGAGACATGCATGAACACTGTGATGTTGATCGAAAATAGAGAGGAGGCAACTGACCAAATG GATGTGGATTTTGATGACAAAAGCAGCTGGTGGTATTTGTTCAAGGATTATTGGTTAAATTTGAAGACAAACTTGTCATTGACAGTTGAGGAAATATCAGCAGCCAAATATCAAAAGAGTGGTGAACTACCTGATACTAATGATGAAGAGGCTAATTCTGAAAGTTCATTGGGGCGACATCTagagaacaatacaccaaaaaaGAGGGGaaggaaacgatcgaaggaagCTGCCATTGAGGATGGTTCTGAAAGAAAAGAGAGCACTGGAAAGTCTACCAAACAAGGCCTGTCAAGCATCCCTGATGCTCAGACTTCTTCAGGGAAAAAGGTTAGAAAATTATCCAAGCGTTCTTTGAGCAGGCAGCATTCATCAAAAGAATCTGAAAGTGTTGGGACGTCTACATCCTCAGCTGAAGAGGCCAGCTGGGCTTCTGAGGAGCTCTTAAACTTTGTAGCTCATATGAGAAATGGTGACAAATCTGTGATCAGCCAGTTTGACGTTCAACCCCTTTTACTTGACTATATCAAGCGCAACAATTTGCGTGATCCTCGTCGAAAAAGCCAGATAATTTGTGATTCTTTGCTCCAAAGCCTCTTTGGCAAAAAACGAGTTGGGCATTTTGAGATGCTTAAGCTTCTTGAATCACATTTTCCCATGAGTGAGGTTTCACCATCAGCCGATGAAAATCATGGTGGTGTAGTAGACCCTGATCCTAGTCAGGATGCTGATGGTAACAGTGAAGCTTCAGTTGTTATGAgttcagaaaaaagaagaaaatcacgCAAGTATGACCAGAGACGTCAGCCTAATCTTGATGACTATGCAGCAATAGATAACCATAACATTGGATTGATGTACCTGCGTCGCAACCTAATGGAAGAGTTGATTGGTGAtgttgatacatttgatgagaAAGTTGTTGGATCATTTGTGAGAATAAGAATACCTGGTACTGGGCAAAGGCAGGACATTTATCGACTTGTACAAATTGTTG GCACTGGAAGAGCTGCGGAAAAATATAAATCTGGGAAAAAGACTACTGATATAACGCTGGAGATTCTGAACTTAGACAAGCGGGAGGCAGTAACTATTGACATAATCTCGAACCAGGAGTTCACTGAG gaGGAGTGCAAACGTTTGCGTCAAAGCATAAAGTATGGATTCATCCCAAGGCTGACAGTG GGAGAGGTTCAGGAGAAGGCAAGGGTTCTTCAGACCCTAAAAGTCAATGAT TGGATTGAAAGTGAAAAGATGCGACTTGGGCACCTTCGTGACCGCGCGAGTGATATGGGCCATAGAAAAGA GCTTAGGGAATGTGTAGAGAAGCTGAAGCTGCTAAGCACTCCAGAGGAGCGTGCTCGTAGGCTAAATGAAGAACCTGAAATACATGCTGACCCTGCGATGGATCCAGATTATGAATCTCCAGAGGAACAGGAGCAGGAAACTGAAAGAA GTAGCTTCAATAAGTCAAGAGGTTCTTTCTTGAGGAAAGACGGTAATCTTGTGTCTCCGGTTAAAGGAGATGGTAGAAACCCTTTACAGCGAGATTCAAAAACTAACTGGGAATCTAACCGAAACACATGGGCTGAATCAAGTCCGCATATGCAATCACCCCTTTCACGGAGATCCACCTTTTCTTCTCCAGGTGATAGTGCTGGTTATACAAGTAAATCAGAAAGTCCAAACATTGGTGCGCAAACAGTTAAACTGGAAGGTACCACACGCAGTGCTTCACAAGGGCCATCTGGTGTCTCATCTGGAATTTTGGCTGCTAACGTAGGTTCAGGGGCAAAAGCTGCATCACAATCAGCCATTAATGAGTCTGAGAAGATCTGGCAGTACATGGATCCTTCTAACAAAATCCAAGGCCCTTTCTCAATCGTACAGTTGCGGAAATGGAACAGCAATGGGTACTTCCCTCCTAGTTTGAAAATATGGAAAGCTAGTGAGAAGCAGGACGATTCAATACTATTGACTGATGCTTTGGCGGGGAAGTTTGAGAAAGACCTTCCTCCATGGGAACCACCACATGTTAGTGCATCTCAAATTGACAAAACCCCTCTTCTTGAGGAAAGCACAATAGCTGGTGAACAAACTCCAAAATCAGTAGTTCCAAAGTCTTTCTCAAGTAGTGATCAAAGGCCTGATTATAGTTCAACGAACCTTGGAGCATCCATGATGCACTCTGGCGCTCAAGGTTATTATGGAGTGCAAAATTCCCATGCAGGATACACAAACCAACAATCTCTTACTGGAAGTTGGAATGCCGCCTCTAACCAGTTTGGGGTTGCAGTAAATCCGATGACACCTACCCAGCCTGCCATGGGAAGCTTTTCGGGTCAAAATATTGTGGCTGCAGGAAATATGGTTCATTTAACTCCTGGAATGACTCCTGCAACTGCAAATGCAGAATTAACCTCAGATTTACCCTCCCAGAACCAAGTACCATCTGCTTTGCCACAGATGGATGACAGATTAGCAGATGGAGAAAATTCTTCACATGGACGAGTGTGCTCTTCGGCTGAAG GCACAAGGAACCAGATGTCAACACCATCTGCTGCATCAGTACAGCCTTCGGTGACAGCCATCGCCGGCAGTGATACTCAAAGCGGTGGGTGGACTGTACCTGCACAAGCGGCCAACACATCTGGCCAATCTCAGGTAGCTGGAAATATGACCTGGGGACCTGCACCTCAGGGTGATGGAAGTATGGGCTGGGGAATGATGGGACAGAGCAATATGAATATGCCCTGGGTAGCATCAGCCCAAGGTGCTTCAGGCTACAACATGGGGGTAACTATGCCAACACAGCCAAATGCAGTCCCGAACATGGGTTGGTTACCAAATCCCGGAAACGCCAGCATGAACATGATCTGGGCGGCAACTCAAGGTCAGGGGACTACAAATGCAGCTGCCATGATGGGAGGTCAGATGCAAGGAGTTGCCATGGCTCAATGGGGTGGTGTTGCAGCAGGAAATGCAAATCCTTATCCTGGCTGGGGAACCCAACAAGTTGGAAACATGAACCAAAACGTCAATTGGAGTGCTCCTGTGCAGGGAAATCCGGGTCAGGCAAACAATAGCATGAATTGGAATGCGCCAAATGGTAACCCTGATTGGAATAATCAGCAGAGAGACAGTGGGGGCAGGCAGTCTGGAAACCGTGACTCAGGTGGAAGGCCATGGAAGCGTGCTGGTGGCGATGGAGGGTCATGGGGAAATAAAGCACCGGGAGTTTGCTGGTCTTTTGTTGACCGTGGCAAGTGCTGGAAAGGTGACTGCAGATTCGTCCATCCAACAAACACGGACGGATATTCGTCCAGGAATGATCGGCACTTTGATAGGCAGCATTCGGGCAATGAGAGGCGACATGACAATCACAATGAAGGAAATGATCGACAGTTTGACAGGCAGCCTTCGGACAACGAGAGGCACCATGATAGGCCTGATGGCAGGCACGATGGCAGGGATGACGATAGGCATGATGACCGGCAGGCTGATAGGTCTCAGTCAAGAGAGCCGCACTAG